The following proteins are co-located in the Planococcus plakortidis genome:
- a CDS encoding Maf family protein, whose product MKFTAKHPLILASQSPRRKELLALLGIPFDIVPSDIPEPDPQGFKSPVDYVRACAEQKAADIAGSRPEALVIGSDTVVVLGEEILLKPKDRQQASRYLRKLSGKAHEVITAVCVQQGAEEVCFHESVKVKFYELPAAWIDAYVDTEDPYDKAGAYGIQTVSGLFVEKIEGDYNAVVGLPVAKLLQQLTRAGYVKVEGAHDYAK is encoded by the coding sequence ATGAAGTTCACCGCGAAACACCCGCTCATCTTGGCGTCGCAATCGCCGCGCCGTAAGGAATTGCTGGCCTTGCTTGGCATTCCGTTCGACATCGTGCCGAGCGACATACCGGAACCGGATCCACAAGGGTTCAAGTCACCGGTCGATTACGTCCGCGCATGCGCCGAACAAAAAGCGGCGGATATTGCCGGAAGCCGCCCCGAAGCGCTGGTCATCGGCTCGGATACCGTTGTCGTGCTGGGAGAAGAGATTTTATTGAAGCCGAAAGACAGACAGCAAGCATCCCGCTATTTGCGCAAGCTGTCCGGCAAGGCGCACGAAGTCATCACGGCCGTATGCGTGCAACAAGGTGCGGAGGAAGTGTGTTTCCACGAAAGCGTCAAGGTGAAATTCTACGAATTGCCTGCCGCTTGGATCGATGCCTATGTCGATACCGAAGACCCTTATGACAAAGCGGGAGCGTACGGCATCCAGACCGTGTCGGGCTTGTTCGTCGAAAAAATCGAAGGCGATTACAACGCGGTCGTCGGCTTGCCGGTCGCAAAATTGCTCCAGCAATTGACGCGCGCTGGTTACGTGAAAGTGGAAGGGGCGCATGATTATGCCAAATGA
- the radC gene encoding RadC family protein, with protein sequence MPNDQAMMIRDVHIADRPRERLIKQGAVSLSNQELIAILLRTGTREESVLHLANRVLKQFEHLHELKHAAIEEMTAINGIGEAKAVQLLAAIELGRRLASKQTDERFTIRSPKDAASFLMDDMTSLKQEHFVCLFLNIKNQVMHRQTIFVGSLNASIVHPREIFREAVRRSAASIVCAHNHPSGNPAPSPEDIDVTKRLMEAGSIIGIELLDHIIIGDHQFTSLKEKGFM encoded by the coding sequence ATGCCAAATGACCAGGCTATGATGATCCGTGACGTCCACATTGCCGACCGGCCGCGCGAACGCCTCATCAAGCAAGGCGCGGTGAGCTTGTCCAATCAAGAGCTCATCGCGATCCTGTTGCGCACCGGCACACGCGAGGAATCGGTATTGCATCTCGCGAACCGGGTGCTCAAGCAATTCGAGCATCTCCATGAACTGAAGCACGCGGCGATCGAGGAAATGACCGCCATCAACGGCATCGGCGAAGCGAAAGCCGTCCAGCTGCTCGCCGCCATTGAACTGGGGCGCAGGCTTGCTTCCAAACAGACTGATGAACGCTTCACGATCCGTTCCCCGAAAGACGCCGCCAGTTTTTTAATGGACGATATGACTTCCCTGAAGCAGGAGCATTTCGTCTGTTTATTCCTCAACATCAAAAACCAGGTGATGCACCGGCAGACCATCTTTGTCGGCAGCCTCAACGCCTCCATCGTCCATCCCCGCGAAATCTTCCGCGAAGCGGTCCGGCGCTCGGCCGCATCGATCGTCTGTGCGCACAATCATCCGTCCGGCAACCCTGCGCCGTCCCCTGAAGACATCGATGTCACGAAACGGCTGATGGAAGCCGGCTCGATCATCGGCATCGAATTGCTCGACCACATCATCATCGGTGACCATCAATTCACTTCATTGAAAGAAAAGGGGTTCATGTAG
- a CDS encoding rod shape-determining protein, which translates to MFGFASKDIGIDLGTANTLVYLKGRGIVLREPSIVIKNTRTNEIVAVGKRARDMMGRTPANIVALRPMQDGVISDYDTTLAMVKHCIAEATGKAPGKWRGGKVMICVPYGVTSIEQRAVLDAARAVGAAEAYTIEEPFAAAIGAGLPVWEPVGSMVVDIGGGTAEVAIISLGGIVSSESIRVGGDEMDEAIQQYVRKRYNVLIGERTAENLKMGIGTAAVLSKEEAELDMEIRGRDLVSGFPKTLTITAREMEQALKEPVKRIVDGLGATLEKTPPELASDIMDRGIVLTGGGALLKNLDKVIADAVGMPVFTADDPLDCVALGTGRALEDFGRYRHAIERR; encoded by the coding sequence GTGTTTGGATTTGCTTCAAAAGATATCGGCATCGACCTCGGGACGGCGAACACGCTCGTCTATTTGAAAGGGCGCGGCATCGTGCTCCGGGAACCGTCGATCGTCATCAAGAACACCCGCACGAATGAAATTGTCGCCGTCGGAAAGCGTGCGCGCGATATGATGGGCAGGACGCCTGCGAATATCGTCGCGCTGCGGCCGATGCAGGATGGCGTCATTTCCGATTATGATACGACGCTCGCAATGGTCAAACATTGCATCGCCGAAGCGACGGGCAAAGCGCCTGGCAAATGGCGTGGCGGCAAAGTGATGATTTGTGTGCCATACGGCGTGACATCCATCGAACAGCGCGCGGTTTTGGATGCTGCGCGTGCGGTCGGGGCGGCGGAAGCCTATACGATCGAAGAGCCTTTCGCTGCGGCAATCGGCGCAGGGCTGCCGGTCTGGGAACCTGTCGGCAGCATGGTCGTCGATATAGGAGGCGGAACGGCGGAAGTCGCCATCATCTCGCTCGGCGGCATCGTATCGAGTGAATCGATCCGCGTCGGCGGGGACGAGATGGACGAAGCGATCCAGCAATATGTCCGCAAGCGCTATAATGTCCTCATCGGGGAACGCACCGCCGAAAACCTGAAAATGGGCATCGGCACGGCAGCTGTCCTGAGCAAGGAAGAAGCGGAGCTGGATATGGAAATCCGCGGGCGCGACCTCGTGAGCGGCTTCCCGAAAACCTTGACGATCACGGCGCGCGAAATGGAACAGGCATTGAAAGAGCCCGTGAAGCGCATTGTCGACGGCCTAGGAGCCACGCTCGAGAAGACGCCGCCTGAGCTCGCGTCTGATATCATGGACCGCGGCATCGTCTTGACGGGCGGCGGGGCATTGCTGAAGAACCTAGACAAAGTGATCGCGGATGCAGTCGGCATGCCCGTCTTCACGGCGGACGACCCGCTCGATTGTGTCGCGCTCGGGACCGGGCGCGCACTCGAGGATTTCGGGCGTTACCGCCATGCGATCGAAAGACGCTGA
- the mreC gene encoding rod shape-determining protein MreC, translated as MPQFLSNKRLILLLIGVILLVALISMTLRDRGQVSLPEQIVKEAVGAGQSVFSRPAHFVTGVFDNIDSLINTFEENRLLKARLEEFAGVQAEVTDLRSENEELKELVGKEEDLREFNPIQAVVIARNPDQWEEKIILNRGTNHGVKENMAVMTAGGLVGKVTIVTPTTSTVELVTTQNPNYRVSAMVLGEDDVFGLIEGYDAERRELLLKRIDFSVELKEGDQVVSSGLGGIFPKGIVIGEITEVTIDEFGLTKLAYVKPAADFSMLNHVVIADRLAPEVDGEDNGMTEDEEEES; from the coding sequence ATGCCACAATTTTTATCGAATAAGCGGCTTATCCTGCTGTTGATCGGCGTCATCCTGCTCGTCGCCTTGATTTCCATGACGCTCCGGGACCGCGGCCAAGTGTCGCTGCCTGAACAGATCGTCAAGGAAGCGGTAGGCGCCGGGCAATCGGTATTTTCACGCCCTGCACATTTCGTGACCGGCGTCTTTGACAATATCGACTCGCTGATCAACACATTTGAAGAAAACCGCCTGCTGAAAGCGCGCCTTGAGGAATTCGCGGGCGTGCAGGCAGAAGTGACCGATCTCCGTTCCGAAAACGAGGAATTGAAGGAACTGGTCGGCAAAGAGGAAGATCTACGTGAATTCAACCCGATCCAGGCAGTCGTCATCGCGCGCAACCCGGATCAATGGGAAGAGAAAATCATCTTGAACCGCGGCACCAACCACGGCGTCAAGGAAAATATGGCCGTTATGACCGCTGGTGGCCTGGTCGGCAAAGTGACGATCGTCACACCGACCACATCGACCGTAGAACTGGTGACGACACAAAACCCGAATTACCGTGTGTCGGCGATGGTGCTCGGTGAGGATGATGTCTTCGGGTTGATCGAAGGCTACGATGCGGAACGCCGCGAGCTGCTGCTCAAACGCATCGATTTTTCTGTCGAACTGAAAGAAGGCGACCAGGTCGTCTCGAGCGGGCTCGGCGGCATTTTCCCGAAAGGCATCGTCATCGGGGAAATCACGGAAGTGACGATCGACGAATTCGGCTTGACGAAACTCGCCTATGTCAAACCGGCCGCTGATTTCTCGATGCTCAATCATGTCGTCATCGCAGACCGGCTCGCGCCGGAAGTCGACGGCGAAGACAACGGCATGACGGAAGACGAGGAAGAGGAATCATGA
- the mreD gene encoding rod shape-determining protein MreD, protein MIRFLVPIVCLVLFFVEPIFGLFSPLSIGGSLYYVVPRFLILFLVFLTVFYELRHALFYGLFFGLLYDVFYIDIIGLYSFLYPAVCLIAAYFFKKIPQNLLSATLLALGLLLAMEVALYLFFQLIGLTDAPAGTFLTSRLWPTLIANSLYLGLLGWVFRSMMVTQDPKRGTKFGLY, encoded by the coding sequence ATGATCCGCTTTCTCGTGCCCATCGTCTGCCTTGTGCTGTTTTTCGTCGAACCGATCTTTGGCTTGTTTTCGCCTTTATCGATCGGCGGATCGCTGTATTATGTCGTCCCGCGGTTCCTCATTTTATTCCTGGTCTTTTTAACCGTTTTCTACGAACTGCGCCATGCGTTGTTTTACGGTTTGTTCTTCGGCCTCTTGTATGATGTCTTTTACATTGATATTATTGGATTATATTCTTTTCTGTATCCGGCCGTCTGCCTGATCGCCGCGTACTTTTTCAAAAAGATTCCACAAAATCTGCTGTCGGCAACGCTGCTGGCACTTGGTCTTCTGCTCGCGATGGAAGTGGCACTTTACCTGTTCTTCCAATTGATCGGCTTGACCGATGCGCCAGCCGGGACGTTCCTCACATCCAGATTGTGGCCGACCTTAATCGCCAACTCCCTGTACTTAGGATTGCTTGGCTGGGTGTTCAGGTCGATGATGGTTACGCAAGATCCAAAGCGTGGCACTAAGTTCGGGTTATATTAA
- the minC gene encoding septum site-determining protein MinC encodes MKAQVTGFLKNTVNIKGTNKGLLIQLNDMASYAEILDELKKKVSDPALEGDAEVQVQLAKRHYSNGQLEEIKKVIHDNSKMKVIGTKCDVVTVEECNRMISERQSETYVGIVRSGQVVKAKGDLVVIGDVNQNGRIEAGGNVYVLGRLKGFAHAGASGNKEAVIAASWLEATHLKIADELETMTDELDSLSEQPEMECAYLHTSGKIIIDRLQELRFLRPQISTFKGGS; translated from the coding sequence ATGAAAGCGCAGGTGACAGGTTTTTTGAAAAATACCGTGAATATCAAAGGAACGAACAAAGGGCTTCTCATCCAGCTCAATGATATGGCCTCCTATGCGGAAATCCTTGATGAGCTAAAGAAGAAAGTTTCCGACCCTGCGCTCGAAGGGGATGCGGAAGTGCAGGTCCAATTGGCGAAACGCCATTACAGCAACGGGCAATTGGAAGAAATCAAGAAAGTCATCCACGACAATTCGAAGATGAAAGTGATCGGCACGAAATGCGATGTCGTCACCGTCGAAGAATGCAACCGGATGATCAGTGAGCGCCAGTCGGAAACCTATGTCGGCATCGTCCGTTCCGGGCAAGTCGTCAAGGCAAAAGGCGATCTCGTCGTCATCGGCGACGTCAACCAGAACGGCCGCATCGAAGCGGGCGGCAACGTCTATGTGCTCGGCCGCCTCAAGGGCTTTGCCCACGCAGGCGCTAGCGGCAACAAGGAAGCGGTCATCGCCGCTTCCTGGCTCGAAGCGACGCATTTGAAGATTGCCGATGAACTCGAGACGATGACCGATGAACTCGACAGCTTGTCGGAGCAACCCGAAATGGAATGCGCTTATTTACATACCAGCGGCAAGATCATCATTGACCGTTTGCAGGAACTGAGATTCCTGCGGCCGCAAATTTCTACGTTTAAAGGAGGAAGCTAG
- the minD gene encoding septum site-determining protein MinD, which produces MGEAIVITSGKGGVGKTTTTANLGTALALQGKKVCLIDTDIGLRNLDVILGLENRIIYDLIDVLEGRCKIHQALVKDKRFEDKLFLLPAAQTADKNDVNPEQMKELIEGMKTEYDFIIIDCPAGIEQGYKNAVAGADRAIVVTTPEISAVRDADRIIGLLELEENLEAPKLIINRIRPHLMEAGDALDVNEITTHLSIDLLGIVPDDERVISSSNKGEPVVMDPSNPAALGYRNIARRLLGESVPLMTMDKPKPGMFGKLKSIFSSK; this is translated from the coding sequence GTGGGAGAAGCTATCGTAATTACATCAGGCAAGGGAGGCGTCGGTAAAACGACGACGACTGCGAACCTCGGCACTGCATTGGCTCTTCAAGGCAAAAAAGTGTGCTTGATCGATACCGACATCGGGCTTCGCAACCTCGATGTCATTTTGGGCCTCGAGAACCGCATCATCTACGATTTGATCGATGTGCTCGAAGGCCGCTGCAAAATCCACCAGGCACTTGTCAAAGACAAGCGTTTTGAAGACAAATTATTCCTGCTTCCGGCAGCCCAGACGGCCGATAAGAACGACGTCAACCCGGAGCAGATGAAAGAATTGATCGAAGGGATGAAAACGGAATACGATTTCATCATCATCGATTGCCCGGCCGGCATCGAACAAGGCTATAAGAACGCCGTCGCCGGTGCAGACCGCGCAATCGTCGTGACGACGCCCGAGATTTCGGCCGTCCGCGACGCAGACCGCATCATCGGCTTGCTTGAGCTGGAGGAAAACCTGGAAGCGCCGAAACTCATCATCAACCGCATCCGCCCGCATTTGATGGAAGCGGGGGACGCACTCGATGTCAACGAGATCACGACACATTTATCGATCGACCTGCTCGGCATCGTGCCGGATGACGAACGTGTCATCTCGAGCTCGAACAAAGGCGAACCGGTCGTCATGGACCCATCGAACCCGGCAGCGCTCGGCTACCGCAACATCGCACGCCGCCTGCTAGGTGAATCGGTTCCGCTCATGACCATGGACAAGCCAAAACCCGGCATGTTCGGCAAGCTGAAATCCATTTTCTCAAGCAAATAA
- the rplU gene encoding 50S ribosomal protein L21 — protein MYAIIETGGKQIKVEAGQEIYVEKVNAEAGDTVTFDKVLFVGGDDTKVGVPFVEGATVTAKVEKQGRGKKITVFKYKAKKNYHKKQGHRQPFTKLTVDAINL, from the coding sequence ATGTACGCAATTATTGAAACTGGTGGAAAACAAATCAAAGTGGAAGCTGGCCAAGAGATCTACGTTGAGAAAGTGAACGCAGAAGCTGGCGACACAGTAACATTTGACAAAGTTCTATTTGTAGGTGGAGACGATACTAAAGTGGGTGTTCCTTTCGTAGAAGGAGCAACTGTTACAGCGAAAGTTGAAAAACAGGGCCGCGGCAAGAAAATCACTGTCTTCAAATACAAAGCGAAAAAGAACTACCACAAAAAACAAGGTCATCGTCAGCCATTCACGAAATTGACTGTTGATGCAATCAACCTGTAA
- a CDS encoding ribosomal-processing cysteine protease Prp, with protein sequence MIQVTIHQTGSYIKGFEMSGHADFAEHGKDLVCAGASAVSFGAVNAIMELTGIEPDIEQADSGFLKIAFPENMDKKTDEQVQLLVRAMVISLETIEHEYADFIKITFTA encoded by the coding sequence ATGATCCAGGTGACTATTCATCAAACCGGCAGCTATATCAAAGGCTTTGAAATGTCGGGACATGCGGATTTTGCCGAACATGGCAAGGATCTTGTCTGTGCCGGGGCTTCCGCTGTTTCCTTCGGGGCAGTGAACGCCATTATGGAGCTGACGGGAATTGAACCGGACATCGAACAGGCGGATAGCGGTTTTTTGAAAATCGCCTTTCCGGAGAACATGGACAAAAAGACGGATGAGCAGGTTCAACTGCTTGTACGCGCTATGGTCATTTCTCTGGAAACGATTGAACACGAATATGCAGACTTTATAAAAATAACCTTCACAGCTTAG
- the rpmA gene encoding 50S ribosomal protein L27: MLKLNLQFFASKKGVGSTKNGRDSESKRLGAKRADGQIVTGGSILYRQRGTKIYPGENVGRGGDDTLFAKIDGTVRFERYGRDKKKVSVYPVAQEA; this comes from the coding sequence ATGTTGAAATTAAATCTTCAGTTTTTTGCATCCAAAAAAGGTGTTGGTTCAACGAAGAACGGTCGTGATTCGGAATCAAAACGCCTTGGCGCAAAACGCGCTGACGGGCAAATCGTAACTGGCGGATCTATTCTTTACCGTCAACGCGGTACGAAAATCTATCCAGGCGAGAACGTTGGACGCGGCGGAGATGACACACTTTTCGCGAAAATCGACGGAACAGTACGCTTCGAGCGCTACGGCCGCGACAAGAAAAAAGTGAGCGTCTACCCGGTTGCTCAGGAAGCTTAA
- a CDS encoding Spo0B domain-containing protein, with translation MDDRLTVAQSLRHARHDFMNELQMIKLNLDLGRTDRAQALIRTYAEAAMHQSRLSALSMPETEEWLLTAGWRFPELRLAMFCEAQRAPRELDAALSSWLEAFAESVKQAFSDAWPYTLELHIMEAGGRFSLELSGDGDWSSLNLDSQQLAIGKACGSDRSKIEIHAQMEG, from the coding sequence ATGGACGACAGGCTAACGGTGGCACAATCGCTTCGGCATGCGCGCCATGATTTCATGAATGAGTTGCAGATGATCAAATTGAATCTGGATTTGGGGCGCACAGATCGAGCCCAGGCGCTCATTCGTACGTATGCCGAAGCGGCTATGCACCAAAGCCGGCTGTCGGCTCTCTCTATGCCCGAAACGGAAGAGTGGCTATTGACGGCTGGCTGGCGTTTTCCGGAGTTGCGCCTAGCAATGTTCTGCGAAGCCCAAAGAGCGCCGCGCGAATTGGATGCGGCGCTCTCTAGCTGGCTCGAAGCATTCGCGGAAAGCGTGAAACAAGCGTTTTCCGACGCTTGGCCCTATACGCTGGAGCTGCACATAATGGAAGCGGGCGGCCGGTTTTCACTGGAACTGTCAGGTGACGGTGACTGGTCATCCCTGAATTTGGATTCACAGCAATTGGCAATTGGTAAAGCGTGCGGATCGGATCGCTCGAAAATTGAGATCCACGCACAGATGGAGGGATAA
- the obgE gene encoding GTPase ObgE gives MFVDHVKVYVKGGDGGDGMVAFRREKYVPNGGPAGGDGGKGADIVFQVDEGLRTLMDFRFKRIFKAERGTHGMSKNQHGAKAHDTIIKVPPGTVVKDADTGETIADLVEDGQTAIIARGGRGGRGNSRFATPQNPAPELSEKGEPGLERNVILELKVLADVGLVGFPSVGKSTLLSVVTAAKPKIGAYHFTTIVPNLGMVQTEDQRSFVMADLPGLIEGAHEGIGLGHQFLRHIERTRVIVHVIDMSGMEGRDPYEDYVTINEELKQYNMRLTERPQLIVANKMDMPDAEENLEAFRKKLPEDAKVFPISALSKKGLNNLMFAVADLLEVTPEFPMEEEADPNAADTVLYKHEMQGDGFEITRDPDGAFVLSGYAIERMFKMTDFSREDSIRRFARQMRGMGIDDALRERGAENGDTVRLLEFEFEFTD, from the coding sequence ATGTTTGTCGATCACGTAAAAGTATATGTAAAAGGTGGCGACGGCGGGGATGGCATGGTAGCATTCCGCCGCGAAAAATATGTGCCGAACGGCGGGCCAGCCGGAGGCGACGGAGGGAAAGGCGCAGACATCGTCTTCCAGGTCGATGAAGGCTTGCGCACCTTGATGGATTTCCGCTTCAAGCGGATCTTTAAGGCCGAGCGCGGGACGCACGGCATGAGCAAAAACCAGCACGGCGCAAAAGCGCATGATACGATCATCAAAGTTCCGCCGGGCACGGTCGTAAAAGATGCCGATACCGGCGAAACGATCGCCGATTTGGTGGAAGACGGCCAAACGGCGATCATCGCTCGCGGCGGGCGCGGTGGGCGCGGCAACTCGCGTTTCGCGACGCCGCAGAACCCGGCTCCGGAACTGTCGGAAAAAGGCGAACCGGGCTTGGAGCGTAATGTCATCCTGGAATTGAAAGTGTTGGCGGATGTCGGCCTCGTCGGTTTCCCGAGTGTCGGCAAATCGACATTATTGTCGGTCGTCACGGCAGCCAAACCGAAAATCGGCGCGTATCATTTCACGACGATCGTCCCGAACCTCGGGATGGTCCAGACGGAAGACCAGCGCAGCTTCGTCATGGCCGATTTGCCGGGATTGATCGAAGGCGCACACGAAGGGATTGGGCTTGGCCATCAATTCCTGCGCCACATCGAACGGACGCGCGTCATCGTGCACGTCATCGATATGTCAGGCATGGAAGGCCGCGACCCTTACGAGGATTATGTGACCATCAATGAAGAATTGAAGCAATACAATATGCGCTTGACTGAACGCCCGCAACTCATCGTGGCGAACAAGATGGACATGCCGGATGCCGAAGAGAACTTGGAAGCGTTCCGCAAGAAATTGCCGGAAGACGCCAAAGTATTCCCGATCTCCGCATTGTCGAAAAAAGGCTTGAACAACCTGATGTTTGCGGTAGCCGATTTGCTTGAAGTGACGCCGGAATTCCCGATGGAAGAAGAGGCGGACCCGAATGCAGCGGATACGGTTCTTTACAAGCACGAAATGCAAGGCGATGGATTCGAGATCACGCGCGATCCGGATGGCGCTTTTGTCCTTTCAGGCTATGCGATCGAGCGGATGTTCAAGATGACCGACTTCTCCCGTGAAGATTCGATTCGCCGATTCGCCCGCCAGATGCGCGGCATGGGCATTGATGATGCGCTTCGCGAACGCGGGGCGGAAAACGGCGATACGGTCCGTTTGCTTGAATTTGAGTTCGAATTCACCGATTGA
- a CDS encoding ACT domain-containing protein translates to MKDISEQRYYLVREDVLTEAMVKTLEVKKLLQRDRMSILDAVAQTGLSRSAFYKYRDAVFPFHSIVKERILTVFLQLEDRSGTLATLLQAVAEMGCNILTIHQTIPIQGRANVTLSLDVTAMDVDLDMFLQQLKKLDFVESADVVSSGSS, encoded by the coding sequence ATGAAGGATATTTCGGAACAACGTTATTACCTGGTGCGTGAAGATGTACTGACGGAAGCGATGGTCAAGACGCTGGAAGTGAAGAAATTGCTTCAGCGGGACCGCATGTCCATCCTGGATGCGGTCGCACAGACCGGATTGTCGCGTTCGGCATTCTATAAATACCGTGACGCGGTTTTTCCGTTTCATTCCATCGTCAAAGAGCGGATCTTGACGGTTTTCCTGCAATTGGAAGACCGTTCCGGCACGCTTGCGACTTTGCTTCAGGCGGTCGCGGAGATGGGCTGCAATATTTTGACCATCCACCAGACCATTCCGATCCAAGGGCGCGCCAACGTCACTTTGTCACTGGATGTGACGGCGATGGACGTTGACTTGGACATGTTCTTGCAGCAACTGAAAAAACTCGACTTTGTTGAGTCGGCCGACGTGGTATCGAGCGGTTCGTCATAA
- the pheA gene encoding prephenate dehydratase gives MTEEKKKISFLGPEASFTHLAAAKVFPAEQLMPYTTIPECIEAVADGTVDYAVVPLENALEGSVPLTVDYLFHEAELYVTAEVLSPIQQHLLAHPENRGTDSFEAIYSHPHALAQCHKFLFYTYKNTPLEQYSSTAAAAKMVAELPERNIAAIANDYAAEKYGLDIVQRDIHDFHFNHTRFFVLSRSNHKLTDPEHEAQIKTTLMITPPEDDRSGVLHQVLSVFAWRQLNLSKIESRPLKTGLGNYFFIADVLEDENAAMMRGAFEELKALGCGVKTLGSYYTYNS, from the coding sequence ATGACTGAAGAGAAAAAGAAAATTTCATTTTTAGGCCCGGAAGCGTCGTTTACGCATCTGGCCGCTGCCAAAGTATTTCCGGCAGAACAGCTGATGCCGTATACGACCATTCCCGAATGCATCGAGGCGGTCGCGGACGGCACGGTCGACTATGCGGTCGTGCCGCTCGAGAATGCGCTCGAAGGTTCGGTGCCGTTGACGGTGGATTATTTATTCCATGAAGCGGAGCTGTATGTGACCGCGGAAGTGCTGTCGCCGATCCAGCAGCATTTGCTGGCCCACCCGGAAAACCGCGGAACGGATTCGTTCGAAGCGATCTATTCGCATCCGCACGCCTTGGCGCAATGCCATAAGTTCCTGTTCTACACGTATAAGAACACGCCACTTGAGCAGTACAGCTCGACGGCAGCGGCAGCCAAGATGGTCGCGGAATTGCCGGAGCGCAATATCGCGGCGATCGCCAATGATTATGCGGCGGAAAAATACGGCTTGGACATCGTGCAGCGCGATATCCACGATTTTCATTTCAACCATACACGCTTTTTCGTGCTATCGAGAAGCAACCATAAATTGACCGACCCGGAACACGAAGCGCAGATCAAGACCACTTTGATGATCACGCCGCCAGAAGACGACCGGTCCGGTGTCTTGCACCAGGTGCTGTCGGTATTCGCATGGCGCCAGTTGAACTTGTCGAAGATCGAATCGCGCCCGTTGAAGACAGGGCTCGGCAATTATTTCTTCATCGCCGATGTATTGGAAGACGAGAACGCGGCGATGATGCGCGGCGCGTTCGAAGAGCTTAAGGCTCTCGGTTGCGGCGTCAAGACGCTCGGTTCCTACTATACCTATAATTCATGA
- a CDS encoding transcription repressor NadR has translation MKKLYGEERRNVLLDELKQAGRPMTGSALAKLAQVSRQVVVGDMTLLKAKGEPIIATSQGYLYLDPSGNKQVSRRIACSHRPEETEAELRLLVDCGVTVKDVSIEHPVYGELTAGIHVSTPLDVDLFMQRIRDTGASYLLELTEGTHIHTITADLPETLANAVEAMKQHGYLLEEAE, from the coding sequence ATGAAAAAGTTATACGGCGAAGAGCGCCGGAATGTTTTATTGGATGAGCTGAAGCAGGCGGGGCGGCCGATGACCGGGAGCGCGCTTGCGAAACTCGCGCAAGTATCGCGCCAAGTGGTGGTCGGCGACATGACTTTGCTGAAGGCGAAAGGAGAGCCGATCATCGCGACGAGCCAAGGGTATCTGTACCTGGACCCGAGCGGCAATAAGCAAGTGAGCCGGCGAATCGCCTGCAGCCACCGCCCGGAAGAAACGGAAGCGGAATTGCGCCTACTCGTCGATTGCGGCGTCACAGTGAAAGACGTCTCGATCGAACATCCCGTTTACGGCGAGCTGACAGCCGGCATCCACGTCTCGACGCCGCTGGATGTCGATTTGTTCATGCAGCGCATACGCGATACCGGTGCCAGTTACTTGCTCGAGCTGACAGAAGGCACGCATATCCACACCATCACGGCAGACCTTCCGGAAACGCTCGCAAACGCAGTCGAAGCGATGAAGCAGCACGGCTACCTGCTGGAAGAAGCGGAATAA